In Ancalomicrobiaceae bacterium S20, the following proteins share a genomic window:
- a CDS encoding trimethylamine methyltransferase family protein, with the protein MTANDLTSSDPAMAASAEATDRPRRRGREERQRAHAPTAAFEQPRLRMQPVPAVSEDELEAIHEASLIILEEIGIDFLHEGAKQLVKAAGADVDPNSNRVRFDRGLVTSMIGLAPRSFTLHARNPARSLKIGGDHVAFCAVASAPNAADRAGGRRPGNMVDYESLIRLGHSLDQVHLWGGYPVEPADIHASIRHLDALFAMLTLSDKPIHAYSLGTERNLDGLEMTRIARGISKEQLELEPSVFTIINSSSPLRLDGPMLEGIIRMATANQVVVLTPFTLAGAMAPVTIAGAVAQQNAEALAGLVVAQTVRPGSPFVYGGFTSNVDMKSGAPAFGTPEYMKSALLGGQLARRYGLPYRSSNACAANTVDAQAAYESVFSLWGAIMGGVNLLMHGAGWMEGGLHASFEKMVLDADLLGMVAEFLKPVKVDPEELALEAIREVGPGGHFFGCAHTQSRYRTAFFSPMISDWRNYETWREAGSPTAYDKAEALYREKLAAYTPPPIDPAVREELEAFVARRKAEGGAPTDY; encoded by the coding sequence GTGACTGCGAACGACCTGACTTCGAGCGATCCCGCGATGGCCGCTTCGGCCGAAGCCACCGACCGGCCGCGCCGCCGCGGCCGCGAGGAGCGCCAGCGCGCCCATGCGCCGACGGCGGCCTTCGAGCAGCCGCGGCTCCGGATGCAGCCGGTGCCGGCGGTCTCCGAGGACGAACTCGAGGCGATCCACGAGGCCTCGCTGATCATCCTGGAAGAGATCGGCATCGACTTCCTGCACGAGGGCGCCAAGCAGCTCGTCAAGGCGGCCGGCGCCGACGTCGATCCGAACTCGAACCGCGTCCGCTTCGATCGCGGCCTGGTCACCTCGATGATCGGCCTCGCGCCGCGCTCCTTCACGCTGCATGCGCGCAATCCCGCCCGCAGCCTCAAGATCGGCGGTGATCATGTCGCCTTCTGCGCCGTCGCCAGCGCCCCGAACGCCGCCGACCGCGCCGGCGGCCGGCGCCCCGGCAACATGGTCGACTACGAGAGCCTGATCCGGCTCGGCCACAGCCTCGATCAGGTGCATCTGTGGGGCGGCTATCCGGTCGAGCCGGCCGATATCCACGCCTCGATCCGGCATCTCGACGCGCTCTTCGCCATGCTGACGCTGTCGGACAAGCCGATCCACGCCTATTCGCTCGGCACCGAGCGCAATCTCGACGGCCTCGAGATGACCCGCATCGCGCGCGGCATCTCGAAGGAACAGCTCGAGCTCGAGCCGTCGGTTTTCACGATCATCAACTCGTCCTCGCCGCTGCGCCTCGACGGTCCGATGCTCGAAGGCATCATCCGCATGGCGACCGCGAACCAGGTCGTGGTGCTGACGCCGTTCACGCTGGCGGGGGCGATGGCCCCGGTCACGATCGCCGGCGCGGTCGCCCAGCAGAACGCCGAGGCGCTCGCCGGTCTTGTCGTCGCCCAGACCGTGCGTCCGGGGAGCCCGTTCGTCTACGGCGGCTTCACCTCCAACGTCGACATGAAGTCCGGCGCCCCGGCCTTCGGCACGCCGGAATACATGAAGTCGGCGCTGCTCGGCGGCCAGCTCGCCCGGCGCTACGGCCTGCCGTACCGCTCGTCGAACGCCTGCGCGGCCAACACGGTCGACGCGCAGGCGGCCTATGAGAGCGTCTTCTCGCTCTGGGGCGCGATCATGGGCGGCGTGAACCTGCTCATGCACGGCGCCGGCTGGATGGAAGGCGGGCTGCATGCCTCGTTCGAGAAGATGGTGCTCGACGCCGACCTGCTCGGCATGGTCGCCGAGTTCCTGAAGCCCGTGAAGGTCGATCCGGAGGAGCTGGCGTTGGAGGCGATCCGCGAGGTCGGTCCCGGCGGCCACTTCTTCGGCTGCGCGCACACGCAGTCGCGCTACCGGACCGCGTTCTTCTCGCCGATGATCTCCGACTGGCGCAACTACGAGACCTGGCGCGAGGCCGGATCGCCCACCGCCTACGACAAGGCCGAGGCGCTCTATCGCGAGAAGCTCGCGGCCTACACGCCGCCGCCGATCGATCCGGCTGTCCGCGAGGAGCTCGAGGCCTTCGTCGCCCGCCGCAAGGCCGAGGGCGGCGCGCCGACCGACTACTGA
- a CDS encoding mandelate racemase/muconate lactonizing enzyme family protein, translating to MKITGIEITHHRLPLDPPFNASWDTKPRVHFDATIVRVTTDEGLTGVASGDTMTGFAGHEPFFIGQDPLAIERHYRILSNIQFHYGRCWPLDLALWDLAGKITGQPVWKLAGGLSNTVRAYASSGTLRAPDQLADLAEQFLARGFKAMKIRFHRGDWKKDIAALEAVRARVGDRLDLMVDCNQGWRMSWDAYAPWSLKDAIKVARELERIGAYWMEEPLHRSDREGMRRLREMTDVRIAGGEMTRELYEFRDLIRDGCLDVIQPDAALVGGITGLRRVAHMAQENNLVFTPHTWTNGMGVVANAHLTAACCDAPYLEFPYDPPEWSLARRDFMMAEPLDVDAEGNIVLSDAPGLGYALDEATLAKTRIG from the coding sequence ATGAAGATCACCGGCATCGAGATCACCCATCACCGACTGCCGCTCGATCCGCCGTTCAACGCCAGTTGGGACACCAAACCGCGCGTGCATTTCGATGCCACGATCGTGCGGGTGACCACCGACGAGGGGCTGACCGGCGTCGCCTCGGGCGACACGATGACCGGCTTCGCCGGCCACGAGCCCTTCTTCATCGGCCAGGATCCGCTGGCGATCGAGCGGCACTACCGGATCCTGTCGAACATCCAGTTCCACTACGGCCGGTGCTGGCCGCTCGACCTCGCGCTCTGGGATCTCGCCGGCAAGATCACCGGCCAGCCGGTGTGGAAACTCGCCGGCGGTCTCTCCAACACCGTCCGCGCCTACGCCTCCTCCGGAACGTTGCGCGCACCGGACCAGCTCGCCGATCTCGCCGAGCAGTTCCTCGCCCGCGGCTTCAAGGCCATGAAGATCCGCTTCCATCGCGGCGACTGGAAGAAGGACATCGCGGCGCTCGAAGCCGTACGCGCCCGGGTCGGCGACCGGCTCGACCTGATGGTCGACTGCAATCAGGGTTGGCGCATGTCGTGGGACGCCTATGCGCCGTGGTCGCTCAAGGACGCGATCAAGGTCGCGCGCGAGCTCGAACGCATCGGGGCCTATTGGATGGAGGAGCCGCTGCACCGCTCCGACCGCGAGGGCATGCGGCGGCTGCGCGAGATGACCGACGTGCGCATCGCCGGCGGCGAGATGACGCGCGAACTCTACGAGTTCCGCGACCTGATCCGCGACGGCTGTCTCGACGTGATCCAACCCGACGCCGCCCTCGTCGGCGGTATCACCGGGCTCAGGCGCGTCGCCCATATGGCGCAGGAGAACAACCTCGTCTTCACGCCCCATACGTGGACGAATGGCATGGGGGTCGTCGCAAATGCGCATCTGACCGCCGCCTGCTGCGATGCGCCCTATCTCGAATTCCCCTACGATCCGCCGGAATGGAGTCTCGCGCGCCGCGATTTCATGATGGCCGAACCGCTCGACGTCGATGCGGAGGGCAACATCGTGCTCTCCGACGCGCCGGGTCTCGGCTACGCGCTCGACGAGGCGACGCTGGCGAAGACGCGCATCGGCTGA
- a CDS encoding LysR substrate-binding domain-containing protein, with protein sequence MDRRWLPLNALRAFEAAGRHKGFTAAAQSLLVSQSAVSRHVIGLEDLIGVALFDRKPHQLALTEPGRRLLPVVTKAFDRIDEALEEIIRERGTRRRSIRIALPHTFAHQLAVPILKDFRAEHPDIAIDIDSRLGAGPTERGADVSVIYSEPRVTDRVLDLLWMVRLTLVCHPSVVERTPPTDIASFIAANDLLHVRLDDRSRTYLWEIYTRHAGCPEAKVDRGLVFDTAQMAVLYALSGEGLALVDPLLFQDEIASGKLVRPFDISMDDGYGYYLAIHPDDLGDTAVSVFRSWLIRRFSQPPFNDRIALTSTAAVPAAPTAD encoded by the coding sequence ATGGATCGCCGCTGGCTGCCGCTCAATGCCCTGCGCGCCTTCGAGGCCGCAGGGCGCCACAAGGGTTTCACCGCCGCGGCGCAGAGCCTGCTCGTCTCGCAATCGGCGGTGAGCCGGCACGTCATCGGGCTCGAAGACCTCATCGGCGTCGCGCTGTTCGACCGCAAGCCGCACCAGCTCGCGCTGACCGAGCCGGGCCGCCGGCTGCTGCCGGTCGTGACCAAGGCGTTCGACCGCATCGACGAGGCGCTTGAGGAGATCATCCGAGAACGCGGCACGCGCCGGCGCTCGATCCGGATCGCGCTGCCGCACACGTTCGCACATCAGCTCGCCGTGCCGATCCTCAAGGATTTTCGCGCCGAACACCCCGACATCGCCATCGACATCGACAGTCGCCTCGGCGCCGGGCCGACCGAGCGCGGCGCCGACGTGTCGGTGATCTACTCCGAGCCGCGCGTCACCGACCGCGTGCTCGACCTGCTCTGGATGGTGCGGCTGACGCTGGTCTGCCACCCGTCCGTCGTGGAGCGCACGCCGCCGACCGACATAGCGTCGTTCATCGCCGCGAACGACCTCCTGCATGTCCGGCTCGACGACCGGTCGCGCACCTATCTCTGGGAAATCTACACCCGCCACGCCGGCTGTCCGGAGGCGAAGGTCGATCGGGGGCTCGTGTTCGACACCGCGCAGATGGCGGTGCTCTATGCGCTGTCGGGCGAGGGCCTGGCGCTCGTCGATCCGCTGCTGTTCCAGGACGAGATCGCCAGCGGCAAACTGGTCCGACCTTTCGATATTTCCATGGACGACGGCTATGGCTACTACCTTGCCATACATCCGGACGATCTCGGCGATACCGCCGTCTCGGTCTTCCGTTCCTGGCTGATTCGCCGGTTCTCTCAGCCACCGTTCAACGACCGTATCGCCCTCACCTCGACCGCCGCCGTTCCGGCCGCGCCGACCGCCGACTGA
- a CDS encoding MFS transporter: protein MALPAVYRSVAALLVSVTFFVMGGGLLTTIIPLGGRAHGFSERELGAIGSCYFAGMLIGALINPLAVRHSGHARAFVGSIAISVIATLILPVFQSPIAWMMSRGLIGFAFAGLYATVEGWLQGKADNKTRGSVLALYSVTQYGGWAIGNQLVHLDEPTSFVLYSIAAAALTAGILPLVVTTQEPPERPATPKLPFLWLIRTAPIGVVSVFLIGAANGPFWSLVPVYAATLGYTPDQVAVFVTFITLGSAALQIPIGRVSDRFDRRLVLIALVLSAATIEMALARFGGALPFWGLLATGFALGTVLSTPYYVATAHTNDRAGRTQAVGVAAVLLFAYCVGAIIGPLTAAEGIRRFGPGALHVHNAIVHATIAAFVLYRTLVRAAPERRPETPQVRPPA, encoded by the coding sequence GTGGCCCTGCCCGCCGTCTATCGTTCCGTCGCCGCTCTGCTCGTGTCCGTCACCTTCTTCGTGATGGGCGGTGGCCTGCTCACCACCATCATCCCGCTCGGCGGGCGAGCGCACGGCTTCTCGGAACGCGAACTGGGCGCGATCGGGTCGTGCTATTTCGCCGGCATGCTGATCGGCGCGCTGATCAATCCGCTCGCGGTGCGCCACTCCGGCCATGCGCGCGCCTTCGTCGGCTCGATCGCGATCTCGGTGATCGCGACGCTGATCCTGCCGGTGTTCCAGTCGCCGATCGCCTGGATGATGTCGCGCGGCCTGATCGGCTTCGCCTTCGCCGGGCTCTACGCCACGGTCGAAGGCTGGTTGCAGGGCAAGGCCGACAACAAGACGCGCGGCAGCGTGCTGGCGCTCTATTCGGTCACGCAGTACGGCGGCTGGGCGATCGGCAATCAGCTCGTCCATCTCGACGAGCCGACCTCTTTCGTCCTCTATTCGATTGCCGCGGCGGCGCTGACCGCGGGCATCCTGCCGCTGGTCGTCACCACCCAGGAGCCGCCCGAGCGGCCGGCGACGCCGAAGCTGCCGTTCCTTTGGTTGATCCGGACCGCGCCGATCGGCGTCGTCTCGGTGTTCCTGATCGGCGCGGCGAACGGGCCGTTCTGGTCGCTGGTGCCGGTCTATGCCGCCACGCTCGGCTATACGCCGGATCAGGTTGCGGTGTTCGTCACCTTCATCACGCTCGGATCCGCGGCGCTGCAGATCCCGATCGGGCGCGTCTCCGACCGGTTCGACCGCCGTCTGGTGTTGATCGCGCTCGTGCTGAGCGCCGCGACCATCGAGATGGCGCTGGCGCGCTTCGGCGGTGCGTTGCCGTTCTGGGGCCTGCTCGCGACCGGTTTCGCGCTCGGCACCGTCCTGTCGACGCCCTACTATGTCGCGACCGCCCATACCAACGACCGCGCCGGCCGCACCCAGGCGGTCGGCGTCGCGGCGGTGCTGCTGTTCGCCTATTGTGTCGGCGCCATCATTGGCCCGCTGACGGCGGCGGAAGGCATCCGGCGCTTCGGGCCGGGTGCGCTGCATGTCCATAATGCCATCGTTCACGCCACGATCGCCGCCTTCGTGCTCTATCGCACGCTGGTGCGCGCGGCGCCGGAACGGCGGCCCGAAACCCCGCAGGTGCGTCCGCCGGCGTGA
- a CDS encoding DMT family transporter gives MSALAPAVPMPRLVGPILALSAGVLWSFGSLAVKLAEDADPFQYLVWRSLGLVVALELLSRAQRGPGLLPRLASLDKLGWIGAAGLGLAAVAFIFALKTTTVANAVLFSSTAPLISAAIGRVALGEKIGVAGTIAITLGLSGLAVMTGGDLGGGAIIGNVAGFLSALGFATYAVAVRLAQGRDWTPALSGYGVLTVVVCVAASLMNGRPLVVPPIDIGLAVVHGAVLIGIGTLLFNRASRVVPAVGLTVLAQSETVFAPLWVYLALGETPKATTLIGGGLVLAAILIKALAKPPQPDETAAVG, from the coding sequence TTGTCCGCCCTCGCTCCCGCCGTTCCGATGCCGCGCCTCGTCGGCCCGATCCTCGCGCTCTCGGCCGGCGTGCTGTGGAGTTTCGGCTCGCTCGCCGTCAAGCTCGCCGAGGATGCCGATCCGTTCCAGTATCTGGTCTGGCGCTCGCTCGGGCTGGTGGTCGCGCTCGAACTCCTGTCGCGGGCGCAGCGCGGGCCGGGGCTTCTGCCGCGCCTCGCCTCGCTCGACAAGCTCGGCTGGATCGGTGCCGCCGGCCTCGGGCTCGCGGCGGTCGCCTTCATCTTCGCGCTGAAGACCACGACGGTCGCCAATGCCGTGCTGTTCTCCTCGACCGCGCCGCTGATCTCGGCCGCGATCGGCCGCGTGGCTCTCGGCGAGAAGATCGGCGTCGCCGGCACGATCGCGATCACGCTCGGCCTATCGGGCCTCGCAGTGATGACGGGAGGCGATCTCGGCGGCGGCGCGATCATCGGCAATGTCGCGGGCTTCCTGTCCGCGCTCGGCTTCGCGACCTATGCCGTCGCGGTCCGGTTGGCGCAGGGCCGCGACTGGACGCCTGCGCTGTCGGGCTACGGCGTGCTGACGGTCGTCGTCTGCGTCGCGGCTTCGTTGATGAACGGCCGGCCGCTGGTCGTGCCGCCGATCGACATCGGCCTCGCGGTCGTGCACGGCGCGGTGCTGATCGGCATCGGCACGCTGTTGTTCAACCGCGCCTCGCGCGTGGTGCCGGCGGTCGGCCTGACCGTGCTCGCTCAGTCGGAGACGGTGTTCGCGCCGCTATGGGTCTATCTGGCGCTCGGCGAGACGCCGAAGGCGACCACCCTGATCGGCGGCGGCCTCGTGCTGGCCGCGATCCTGATCAAGGCACTGGCAAAGCCGCCGCAGCCGGACGAAACCGCGGCGGTGGGGTGA
- a CDS encoding type III secretion system chaperone yields MESMKDKLSNLVAAIGPKADFAAVVEFEAGSTWAVALDEKTRIDLSYDENREVIVLDADLGVPSDVWSAEFNALALRYGWMWRETDGTAIVIDPEDGSAAAICAIAVSVLTEDLLIAAIAAFAERVAGWREMVLGQKADRTDALSELGSETMMRV; encoded by the coding sequence ATGGAATCGATGAAGGACAAGCTTTCTAACCTCGTAGCCGCGATTGGACCGAAGGCAGATTTCGCGGCCGTGGTCGAGTTCGAGGCCGGTTCCACCTGGGCCGTCGCGCTCGACGAGAAGACCCGCATCGACCTCTCCTACGACGAAAACCGCGAGGTCATTGTTCTCGACGCGGATCTCGGCGTTCCGTCCGACGTGTGGTCGGCCGAATTCAATGCACTCGCGCTGCGCTACGGTTGGATGTGGCGCGAGACCGACGGAACCGCGATCGTCATCGACCCCGAAGACGGTTCCGCTGCCGCGATCTGCGCGATTGCGGTGTCGGTTCTCACCGAGGACCTGCTGATCGCTGCGATCGCGGCGTTCGCGGAGCGTGTCGCCGGATGGCGAGAGATGGTTCTCGGCCAGAAGGCCGACCGGACCGACGCTCTGTCGGAACTCGGTTCCGAGACCATGATGCGCGTCTGA